GTGAAAAAGGTTTGGCGGTTTACAATACCCCGGCTTCATCTTCACTGTCTGTTGCCGAGCTGGTGTTTGCGCACCTGTTTACCGGTATCCGTTTCTTGTATGACAGCAACCGCAGAATGCCGGTTGAAGGTACCACCAAATTCAACGACCTGAAAAAAGCATATGCTAAAGGTATTGAACTGCGTGGCCGCACCATCGGTATCCTGGGTTTTGGCCGTATCGGTCGTGAGGTAGCTAAAATTGCTATCGGCCTGGGTATGGATGTACTGGCTTATGACCTTTTCCCTTTCAACCCTGAAGTGGAGATTGTACTGGGCGGCGGTGGCACCAAAGTAAACGTTAACGTACAAACTGCAACCCTGGAAGAAATCATTGCTAAAGCTGATTTCATCACACTGCATACACCTTTCATTGAGAAACCGATTTTAGGTGCTGAAGAATTTGAAAAAGTTAAAAAAGGCGTAGCTATTGTAAACTGCTCTCGTGGTGGTTTGATTGACGAGCAGGCCCTGATCAACGCGCTGGATAGCGGTAAAGTAGCCTTTGCCGGTCTTGACGTGTTTGATAACGAGCCTACTCCACTGGAGGCCCTGTTGAAACACCCTAAAGTATCATTAACTCCGCACATCGGCGCCGCTACCGGCGAAGCCCAGGAGCGTATTGGTACAGAGTTGGCTGGATTGATTATTAGTC
This region of Mucilaginibacter yixingensis genomic DNA includes:
- a CDS encoding D-2-hydroxyacid dehydrogenase; the encoded protein is MKILANDGIDPVGQQMLEAAGFTVDTKNIPQDELPARLNEYDVITVRSATKVRQALIDACPNLKVIGRGGVGMDNIDVEYAREKGLAVYNTPASSSLSVAELVFAHLFTGIRFLYDSNRRMPVEGTTKFNDLKKAYAKGIELRGRTIGILGFGRIGREVAKIAIGLGMDVLAYDLFPFNPEVEIVLGGGGTKVNVNVQTATLEEIIAKADFITLHTPFIEKPILGAEEFEKVKKGVAIVNCSRGGLIDEQALINALDSGKVAFAGLDVFDNEPTPLEALLKHPKVSLTPHIGAATGEAQERIGTELAGLIISHFKQ